The following proteins are co-located in the Bosea sp. AS-1 genome:
- the msrP gene encoding protein-methionine-sulfoxide reductase catalytic subunit MsrP, which produces MLIKRRAGWEMPESQATPESVFLNRRQLMAAGAGLIAGAALPGIAAADTPDPTLDLYPAKRNEAYKLDVPLTKAEDAANYNNFYEFGMSKDIVDASHRLATRPWSIQVDGMVEKPFEIGFDDLVRKLPLEERLYRFRCVEAWAMAVPWTGIPLKSFVALAKPLSGAKYIRLETFLNPRVAPGQNQRWYPWPYVEGLTMAEAANELPLLVTGIYGKPLPTQHGAPIRLITPWKYGFKSVKSIRKISFVAERPKTFWEALQSSEYGFWANVNPAVPHPRWSQASEQVLGSRDRRPTQIYNGYGEQVAGLYKGLEGEALFM; this is translated from the coding sequence ATGCTGATCAAGCGCCGGGCCGGCTGGGAAATGCCGGAAAGCCAAGCCACGCCGGAGAGCGTGTTCCTCAATCGCCGCCAGCTGATGGCAGCGGGAGCGGGGCTGATCGCAGGCGCCGCGCTGCCAGGCATCGCAGCCGCGGATACGCCGGATCCCACGCTCGACCTCTACCCTGCCAAGCGCAATGAGGCCTACAAGCTCGACGTTCCGCTGACCAAGGCCGAGGACGCGGCGAACTACAACAATTTCTACGAGTTCGGCATGTCGAAGGACATCGTCGATGCTTCGCACCGGCTGGCGACGCGACCCTGGTCGATCCAGGTCGACGGCATGGTCGAAAAACCCTTCGAGATCGGCTTCGACGATCTGGTCCGCAAGCTGCCGCTGGAGGAGCGGCTCTACCGCTTCCGTTGCGTTGAAGCCTGGGCAATGGCGGTGCCGTGGACCGGCATCCCGCTCAAATCCTTCGTGGCGTTGGCCAAGCCGCTTTCGGGCGCGAAATACATCCGCCTCGAGACCTTCCTGAACCCGCGCGTCGCACCGGGGCAGAATCAGCGCTGGTACCCGTGGCCCTATGTGGAGGGGCTGACGATGGCCGAGGCGGCGAACGAGCTGCCGCTTCTCGTGACCGGCATCTACGGTAAACCGCTGCCGACGCAGCACGGTGCGCCGATCCGCCTGATCACGCCGTGGAAATACGGATTCAAATCGGTGAAATCGATCCGCAAGATCAGCTTCGTCGCCGAGCGGCCGAAGACCTTCTGGGAGGCGCTGCAGTCTTCCGAATACGGCTTCTGGGCCAATGTGAACCCGGCCGTGCCGCATCCACGCTGGAGTCAGGCGAGCGAGCAGGTGCTGGGCTCGCGCGACCGGCGCCCGACCCAGATCTACAATGGCTATGGCGAGCAGGTCGCCGGGCTCTACAAAGGGCTGGAGGGCGAAGCGCTGTTCATGTGA
- a CDS encoding methylated-DNA--[protein]-cysteine S-methyltransferase, which produces MATQHFHLFETAIGVCALAWEGERFIGAQLPEGDEEGARKRLARRFPEAEEAEAQGFVAEAVDGIRALFEGEKRDLSHLPLALERAPDFNRKVYEVALSIPHGETLTYGEVAQRIGEPGAARAVGVALGQNLWPIIVPCHRVLAAGGKTGGFSADGGVETKLRILTIEKARTSDEPSLFDALPLAARPPRG; this is translated from the coding sequence ATGGCCACCCAGCATTTCCATCTCTTCGAGACGGCGATCGGGGTCTGCGCGCTGGCCTGGGAAGGCGAGCGCTTCATCGGTGCGCAACTGCCAGAGGGCGACGAAGAGGGCGCGCGCAAGCGACTGGCGCGGCGTTTTCCGGAGGCTGAGGAAGCCGAGGCGCAGGGTTTCGTCGCAGAGGCCGTGGACGGCATTCGGGCGTTGTTCGAAGGGGAGAAGCGCGACCTGTCGCATCTGCCGCTCGCGCTGGAACGGGCCCCGGACTTCAACCGCAAGGTCTATGAGGTCGCCCTGTCGATTCCGCATGGGGAGACACTGACCTATGGCGAGGTGGCGCAGCGTATCGGCGAGCCCGGCGCAGCACGGGCGGTCGGTGTCGCACTCGGCCAAAATCTCTGGCCGATCATCGTGCCCTGCCATCGCGTGCTGGCCGCCGGAGGCAAGACTGGCGGCTTCTCGGCCGATGGCGGTGTCGAGACGAAACTTAGGATCCTGACGATCGAGAAGGCGCGAACCAGCGACGAGCCCAGCCTGTTCGATGCGCTGCCCCTGGCGGCCAGACCGCCGCGGGGCTGA